The genomic DNA CCCCCGTCAATTCCTTTGAGTTTCAGCCTTGCGGCCGTACTCCCCAGGCGGAGTGCTTAATGCGTTTGCTGCAGCACTAAAGGGCGGAAACCCTCTAACACTTAGCACTCATCGTTTACGGCGTGGACTACCAGGGTATCTAATCCTGTTCGCTACCCACGCTTTCGCGCCTCAGCGTCAGTTACAGACCAGAGAGCCGCCTTCGCCACTGGTGTTCCTCCACATCTCTACGCATTTCACCGCTACACGTGGAATTCCACTCTCCTCTTCTGTACTCAAGTCCCCCAGTTTCCAATGACCCTCCACGGTTGAGCCGTGGGCTTTCACATCAGACTTAAAGGACCGCCTGCGCGCGCTTTACGCCCAATAATTCCGGACAACGCTTGCCACCTACGTATTACCGCGGCTGCTGGCACGTAGTTAGCCGTGGCTTTCTCGTTAGGTACCGTCAAGGTACCGCCTTATTCAAACGGTACTTGTTCTTCCCTAATAACAGAGCTTTACGATCCGAAGACCTTCTTCGCTCACGCGGCGTTGCTCCGTCAGACTTGCGTCCATTGCGGAAGATTCCCTACTGCTGCCTCCCGTAGGAGTCTGGGCCGTGTCTCAGTCCCAGTGTGGCCGATCACCCTCTCAGGTCGGCTACGCATCGTCGCCTTGGTGAGCCTTTACCTCACCAACTAGCTAATGCGCCGCGGGCCCATCTGTAAGTGATAGCCGAAGCCATCTTTTAACTTCTCTCCATGCGAAGAGAAGGGTTATCAGGTATTAGCCCCGGTTTCCCGAAGTTATCCCTGTCTTACAGGCAGGTTGCCCACGTGTTACTCACCCGTCCGCCGCTAACCGTTCAAAAGCAAGCTTTTGATCAGTTCGCTCGACTTGCATGTATTAGGCACGCCGCCAGCGTTCGTCCTGAGCCAGGATCAAACTCTCCAATAAATTTGGAGCGTTGATTCGCTCATGATAAAAAATTAACGTTGGCAAATGTCAGCTTCTAACGAATAGTTAATTGCCTCCACTTTGATTTGTTGACGTTTGTTTGTTTAGTTTTCAAAGAGCAATTTTTCTCCAGTCGCATCAGAAGCGACTTCTTTAATATAACATGCTGTTTAACCTTTTGTCAACAACATTTTAAAGTTTTCAAATACTTTATAGCCTTTAATAACAAATAAACCTATAAAGTTTGTCCATAAGGACGAAAATAAATATACCATGTTCATTAAATATTTTCAAGATAGTTTTTAATATTTTATTTAGACAAGTAAATAAAGCATCATTTTGTGTTTTTAAAACAAACATAACTTTATTTTAATAAGCATAAAATAATGACTGAAATTAAAAAAAATTTTAAATTTGAAAGGACTGTATTAACATTGATCGCTCATACGCTGGCACTTTATCTTTCATTATTTATGGCTATATTTCTCTTTTCTTTTGCATATATAGAAGGAATTAAAATCGCCAATACAGAAGGAAAAGTATATGGTGGGACTTTTATTTTTACTGTCATGATGGCTTTTGTCTTTTCTAATTTAGCGTATACTTTTAAATAGTCGCTCTTACTTAAAACAAATAGGAACAACTGTTTTTTCACCTAAAAATTCTGTTCTACACTTTAGAATTATTGAAAGCAGTTAGATTTCCAACTATTACATTTTAACAATGGAGATCTAAACTGCTCCCTAAAGCATGATAAAAATAACCATACTCATACTCTTTTATATAATCCCCCCATATTTCCGCTTATTTCTGTCTTAATTAACAAATACTTTATTTTGCTATTTGCTTTTGATTTAATTGCTTTATTTTCCGCTCATCTAATAAAAATAATGTTACTCCGATTATGATAATGACACCGCCAAGTACTTGTGATTGGACTACTCGTTCTCCAAGCAAAAAGTAGGCTAACAATGACGCCCCCACTGGTTCAAACAAAATCGCCATTGAAATTGTAGAAGTACTTAACCATTTTAATAACCAATTAAATAATGTATGACCTAGCAATGTTGGAATTAATGCAAGTAAAATAAAATATACCCACTCATTCGTTGGATATGGAATAAGCGGTTCTTCTAAAATTAAAACATAGAGGAAAAGTGTTACTGTACTTATGCTATAGACAACAAATGTATAAGTAATCAATGAAAGCCTTTGTCTTACTGTTTGCCCAAACAACAAATATGCTGTTACAAGTGCACAGGCAATTAACGCTAAAATATCACCAAAAAGTGCTGCTCCGCTAATTTGAAAATCTCCCCAGCTAATAAAAAAACTACCTATAATTGCAATGACGCCACTTAAAACCGCCTTAAAAGATAACTTCTCTTTAAAGAAAAAGTACGTCCCGATAAATGCAAATAACGGCTGTAATGTGACTAATACTGTCGAGCTTGTAACAGATGTGTAATTCAATGATTCAAACCACAAAATAAAATGAAATGCTAAAAATACACCCGCGATAATTGATAACACCCAATCTCGCTTCGTAATAAGACGCAGCTCCGAAACATACTTTAAAAGAAACAAAGGCAACATAAATAAAACTGAAAATAATAAGCGATAAAAAGCAATAATCCCAGAAGGTGCGGCAGAAACTTTGACAAGAATAGCCGATGTTGACACAGTAATTACTCCAATCGCCAAAGCAACATATGGATTTACTTTTAAATTTTGCAAAAGAAACACCTCTTTCATGTTAAAATTACAAGGTATACATAATTTTACGATGTTATGCTGTATTTTTCTATTGAATTAAAACATTCAACTCTAGGGAGAGAAAATGATGAATTTCATTGAAATCGATATTTTAATTAAATTAGGACTAACAGCTATCCTCGGACTTGTCATTGGATTAGAAAGAGAGTTAAAACGAAAGCCAGTTGGTTTAAAGACAAGCCTTGTGATCTCCACTGTCAGCTGTTTGTTAACAATTGTTTCTATAGAATCAGCATACATGTTCCCAGGAAATGATGAAATTAATATTACAATGGATCCACTTCGTTTAGCAGCCCAAATTGTATCAGGAATTTGTTTTTTAGGAGCAGGAGTTATTTTAAGACGTGGAAACGATACAATCTCTGGACTGACTACAGCTGCCATGATCTGGGGCTCAGCAGGCATTGGTATTGCTGTCGGGGCTGGATTTTATCTTGAAGCAGCTGCAGGTGTTGCTTTATTAATTATTAGCGTTGAAATTGTACCGTTTATTATCGGGCTGATTGGTCCAAGACAGCTTAGAGAAAGAGAAGTTTCATTAAAACTTTACGTACTTGAAAAGCAAAAAATTGCGGAAATTTTAAAAAAAAAAAAAAAAAAAATAAAATAACGATAAGAAGTATTCGGATAAAAGATACATCAGAAGGAACACATATCGTTCAATTAGTGGTCACTGTTCATTTTCGGCGAAAAACGACCGATGTATATTACACTGTTTCGGAAATGACAGGGATTAAAAGTGTTGAAATTGAGAGCTTACATTAAGGGATAACTTTTAACAGTTTTTACAAGCGTTATGAAGTTAAAAACTATTGTTTTATATAAAAACTATTGTAAAAAAGGGGATAAATTGTTTTAATTGGCAATGGAGGATTAAGAGAATAACAGAAAACTAATTTATACATGAAAGAGGTACTATATAAAAAAAATTATTGGAATTTTAATGATTATTTTTTTATTATCAGGCTGTAGCTTATTTTCTAAAGATGCTGATGCTTTCGAAAACTACATTACAAAAATTAACGAATGGAATGAAGAAGAGTTTAAAATAGTAGAAAACTATGAAATCGCAGCTCAAGATGATTCAGTAACAGAAAAAGAATATATTGATATTTTGAAGAAAACGATGGAAGAGTATAAAACGTTTGTTAATAAAATTAAAAAAGAAAAAATAGAAAATGAGAAGTTAGCACCTCATCACAAAAAATATATAAAAGCTATCGAGTCATACCAAAAGTCAATGGATTTAGATTTAAAAGTTTATGAAACAAAAGACCCTGACTTAGCAGGAGAAGTGGATAAGCACGTTGAAAAAGCAAACAATTTAGCACTTGAATTTCAAAAAGGCCTTGTTAAACTAGGAGAAAAATTAGGCATAGAACTTACATGGGAGTAAAAAAGCCCGAATCATTGTATTGTTATTCTCATACTCCTAATCCGTTACCTTCACTCTTTCACTTGCATTAGTGAAAGAGTGAGGCTATAATATTTCATGGACATGAATTTAGGGGCATTAGCTCAGCTGGGAGAGCGCTACACTGGCAGTGTAGAGGTCAGCGGTTCGAGCCCGCTATGCTCCATATGATTTAAACCTTGAAGGTACGCCATTTCTACCGTTTAGAACTGGCGTTTTTTTTATTATTTTATAGTTCATATTTGTCTTCAATCCTCCTGTTCCATTGTCATTTGTGCGCACTTCTTTAAAATCTTCATCAAATGTTTTTTCTACTCATGCCAGTTCGACTAAAAATATCAAAAAATAAAAAAATTCGTTATGAATGCATATTCTCAGGAAATAATCTCACACTAATAATCGAAACTATTTTCTTTTTAAAGGAGAAAATAATGAAAATTAAAAAGATAAGGAGTGCGATTATGGGAATTTTAAGCGGTAACCCTCAAGATGAACCGATGCACTATGGTGAAGTATTTAGTTCTTGGACATACCTTACAGTGAATAAAGGACATCTTGTTGCGTACCAAACCTTTGTTAATCATACTGGTGATCATGATTTAAAGAATCTCCTTGAGGAAGCAATTCAAGGGATTAAAACTGAAAATCAACAAATCGAAGAATTATTAAAAGCTAATGGTGTAGCCCTTCCTCCCGCACCACCTGAACGTCCAGTTGCTAACTTAGAAGATATACCCACTGGTGCTCGGTTTGGTGATCCAGAAATCAGCGCAGCTTTATCTATGGACACTGCAAATGGTCTAGTAGCATGCAGTCAGATTATGGGGCAATCTATTCGTGAAGATATCGGTGCGATGTTTGGTCAATTTCATTTGAGTAAAGCACAATTTGGAGTAAAAGTGTTGAAATTAAACAAAGAAAAAGGCTGGTTGGTACCTCCTCCACTTCATTTAGATACTCCTAACAAAGAGTAAAACGTGTA from Bacillus aquiflavi includes the following:
- a CDS encoding DMT family transporter, which translates into the protein MKEVFLLQNLKVNPYVALAIGVITVSTSAILVKVSAAPSGIIAFYRLLFSVLFMLPLFLLKYVSELRLITKRDWVLSIIAGVFLAFHFILWFESLNYTSVTSSTVLVTLQPLFAFIGTYFFFKEKLSFKAVLSGVIAIIGSFFISWGDFQISGAALFGDILALIACALVTAYLLFGQTVRQRLSLITYTFVVYSISTVTLFLYVLILEEPLIPYPTNEWVYFILLALIPTLLGHTLFNWLLKWLSTSTISMAILFEPVGASLLAYFLLGERVVQSQVLGGVIIIIGVTLFLLDERKIKQLNQKQIAK
- a CDS encoding DUF3231 family protein, which codes for MGILSGNPQDEPMHYGEVFSSWTYLTVNKGHLVAYQTFVNHTGDHDLKNLLEEAIQGIKTENQQIEELLKANGVALPPAPPERPVANLEDIPTGARFGDPEISAALSMDTANGLVACSQIMGQSIREDIGAMFGQFHLSKAQFGVKVLKLNKEKGWLVPPPLHLDTPNKE